In the Hordeum vulgare subsp. vulgare chromosome 7H, MorexV3_pseudomolecules_assembly, whole genome shotgun sequence genome, one interval contains:
- the LOC123411040 gene encoding ent-kaurenoic acid oxidase 1-like — MGGAVGAWAWWLGLLFGAVPLLCLAAWHCTDAWYCAVFALKYGGRGSNGSRRRLPPGHMGIPFLGETLSLLWYFKLARRPDDFIGAKKSAYGGGAGLYRTHLFGSPSIIACSPAANKFVLHSADSFGVRWPVPELVGITSVGNVEGASHARLRGFILAAINKPSSLRTIAIVVQPRIVAALQAWADKGTIVAATEIRKVTFAIICKMFISMEPSPMTDKIDQWFGGLVDGVRAFPLNFPGTASHGGRKCRRKLNAFFREVLETRKNVDKWCDDLMGGLMHIEDEQGKKLSDEEVVDNIVSLVMAGYETTASAIMWATYHLAKSPAILAKLRDENIALVKSKGGSTLASLTITWDDILKMKYTAKVVEETIRMANISSMAYRVANRDVEYHGYTIPKGWPVIVWFRSLHTDPNYYQDPLTFNPDRWNEPAKPGTYQVFGGGYRICPGNMLARLQVTIILHHLSVGYEWELLNPDAKINYLPHPRPVDGASMAFRTLSS, encoded by the exons ATGGGAGGAGCTGTGGGTGCGTGGGCATGGTGGCTGGGCCTCCTGTTCGGCGCCGTCCCGCTGCTCTGCCTCGCCGCCTGGCACTGCACCGACGCTTGGTACTGCGCAGTCTTCGCTCTCAAGTACGGCGGCCGTGGCAGCAATGGCAGCCGGCGGCGCCTCCCGCCGGGGCACATGGGCATCCCGTTCCTCGGCGAGACGCTCTCGCTGCTCTGGTACTTCAAGCTGGCCCGCCGCCCGGACGACTTCATCGGGGCCAAGAAGAGCGCgtacggcggcggggcggggctgtACAGGACGCACCTGTTCGGCTCCCCGAGCATCATCGCCTGCTCGCCGGCCGCCAACAAGTTCGTGCTCCACTCCGCCGACAGCTTCGGCGTCCGGTGGCCGGTGCCGGAGCTCGTCGGTATCACGTCCGTGGGGAACGTGGAGGGCGCCAGCCACGCCAGGCTCCGCGGGTTCATCCTCGCCGCCATCAACAAACCCAGCTCGCTCCGGACCATCGCGATCGTTGTGCAGCCCCGCATCGTGGCGGCGCTGCAAGCGTGGGCGGACAAGGGTACCATTGTCGCGGCCACCGAGATCAGAAAG GTGACATTTGCTATCATCTGTAAGATGTTCATAAGCATGGAGCCATCCCCTATGACCGACAAGATCGACCAATGGTTTGGCGGCTTGGTTGATGGCGTGAGGGCATTCCCATTAAATTTTCCAGGGACAGCATCTCACGGCGGTCGAAAG TGCCGTCGAAAGTTGAACGCATTCTTCCGGGAGGTGCTGGAGACAAGGAAGAACGTGGACAAGTGGTGTGATGATTTGATGGGTGGGCTGATGCATATTGAGGACGAGCAGGGGAAGAAGCTGAGCGACGAGGAGGTGGTGGATAACATCGTCTCCCTCGTCATGGCCGGCTATGAGACCACTGCTAGTGCCATCATGTGGGCTACCTATCACCTTGCGAAATCCCCCGCCATCCTTGCCAAGCTTCGAGATGAGAATATAGCATTGGTCAAAAGCAAAGGTGGTTCGACGTTGGCGAGTTTGACAATCACCTGGGATGACATCCTCAAGATGAAGTACACAGCGAAGGTGGTCGAGGAGACAATCCGGATGGCCAACATTTCATCGATGGCCTACCGCGTGGCGAACAGGGACGTGGAGTACCACGGTTACACCATACCGAAGGGGTGGCCGGTGATCGTGTGGTTCAGGTCATTGCATACCGACCCCAATTACTACCAGGATCCCCTTACCTTCAATCCCGACAGATGGAAT GAACCGGCAAAGCCAGGAACATACCAGGTCTTTGGAGGCGGCTACAGGATCTGCCCAGGTAACATGCTTGCCAGGCTGCAGGTCACCATCATCCTGCATCATCTCTCCGTCGGCTACGA ATGGGAGTTGCTCAATCCCGACGCAAAGATAAATTATCTTCCACACCCAAGGCCAGTGGATGGCGCATCCATGGCCTTCCGTACGCTTAGCAGCTGA
- the LOC123412868 gene encoding polyubiquitin-like, whose translation MQIFVKSLAGKTITVKVDPGDTIYVVKAKIQDQQSLMFGNEELEDGLTLADYDIEDECTLHFDLRPQRRKMLILIKTLTSKIFALAVDNLETVESVKANIQVEKGIPVDTQRLIFAGKQMEECHTLGEYGVKQQDTSHLVLRLRG comes from the coding sequence ATGCAGATCTTTGTCAAGTCCCTCGCGGGCAAGACGATCACCGTCAAGGTCGACCCAGGGGACACCATCTACGTTGTGAAGGCTAAGATTCAGGATCAGCAGAGCCTTATGTTTGGCAATGAGGAGCTGGAGGATGGATTAACTCTGGCTGATTACGACATTGAGGATGAATGCACCCTTCACTTTGATCTGCGGCCCCAGAGAAGGAAGATGCTAATCTTAATCAAAACGTTGACATCCAAGATCTTTGCTCTTGCGGTCGATAACTTGGAAACAGTGGAAAGTGTCAAGGCTAATATACAGGTTGAGAAGGGCATTCCTGTGGACACGCAGAGGCTCATCTTTGCCGGGAAACAGATGGAAGAGTGTCACACCTTGGGGGAGTATGGCGTCAAGCAGCAGGACACGAGTCACCTTGTGCTCCGCCTCCGTGGATGA